The proteins below are encoded in one region of Ornithinimicrobium avium:
- a CDS encoding cell wall-binding repeat-containing protein codes for MTLHHLLTSAAAAVALVATSAVGTSAATLVDGTAATALPTAGIAVPAAPTLQDGDLGFTVERLAGGTRYTTAVAVSRRFSEVGTPVVYVATGRAYADALSAGPAASRTAGPVLFVTSTGIPTATAEELSRLRPGRIVVVGGTTVISDSVQGALRAYTTGTVTRLAGPDRYGTSVAVSSAAFPGGADVAYVASGQTWPDALSGGAAAVVQEAPVLLTRHGSLPEEVLAELERLAPSRIMLVGGTTAVSDAVAAELRTVATTERVAGDDRYATALALSRRVFGPDRPGVTIASGLNFPDALAGVPAAASTRGPIMLARRDSLPHAGELDRLTPGTAYVLGGTSSLSIEVPKAAQRERGVCWSGPDYSGGGQQVLSTVSGTTSRKIAYTLDMGGRLEGAEEIVDILVDRQVCTTFFPTSLMADTAQGRRVMAKIAAHPELFEIGNHTVHHCDFVNGGGGSPSGAPCQREMTASFIRQELTDAEAALRAQTGLSTKPYWRPPYGSYNTFVRDQAAAVGYPKTVYWARDTIDWDPATTTAQIVARTTSPLPASGSIVLSHLGGYRTPEALPQIIDVLRANGYTMTTVSDMRDG; via the coding sequence ATGACTCTCCACCACCTCCTCACCTCCGCCGCGGCCGCCGTCGCCCTGGTCGCCACATCCGCCGTCGGCACGTCCGCCGCGACCCTGGTCGACGGCACCGCGGCGACGGCCCTGCCCACGGCCGGCATCGCGGTGCCCGCCGCCCCCACGCTGCAGGACGGCGACCTGGGTTTCACCGTCGAGCGGCTGGCCGGCGGCACCCGCTACACCACCGCGGTGGCGGTGAGCCGGCGCTTCTCCGAGGTGGGCACCCCGGTGGTCTACGTGGCCACGGGGCGGGCCTACGCCGACGCTCTCAGCGCGGGGCCGGCCGCCTCGCGGACCGCCGGACCGGTCCTCTTCGTGACCTCCACCGGCATCCCCACCGCGACCGCGGAGGAGCTGAGCCGGCTGCGCCCGGGACGGATCGTCGTGGTCGGCGGCACCACCGTGATCAGCGATTCCGTCCAGGGCGCGCTGCGCGCCTACACGACCGGGACGGTCACCCGGCTGGCCGGTCCGGACCGCTACGGCACCTCGGTGGCCGTGAGCAGCGCGGCCTTCCCCGGCGGGGCGGACGTCGCCTACGTCGCCAGCGGCCAGACCTGGCCCGACGCGCTCTCCGGCGGCGCCGCGGCGGTGGTGCAGGAGGCTCCCGTCCTGCTCACCCGGCACGGCTCGCTGCCCGAGGAGGTGCTCGCCGAGCTGGAGCGGCTCGCTCCCTCGCGCATCATGCTGGTCGGCGGCACCACCGCGGTCTCCGACGCCGTCGCCGCCGAGCTGCGCACCGTCGCCACGACCGAGCGGGTGGCCGGTGACGACCGCTACGCCACCGCGCTGGCCCTCTCCCGGCGCGTGTTCGGCCCGGACCGGCCCGGTGTCACGATCGCCAGCGGCCTGAACTTCCCCGACGCCCTGGCCGGGGTGCCCGCCGCCGCCTCCACCCGTGGCCCGATCATGCTGGCGCGCCGCGACAGCCTCCCGCACGCGGGCGAGCTGGACCGGTTGACGCCGGGCACGGCATACGTGCTGGGCGGGACGTCGAGCCTGTCGATCGAGGTCCCCAAGGCGGCCCAGCGCGAGCGTGGCGTGTGCTGGTCGGGTCCGGACTACTCCGGCGGCGGCCAGCAGGTCCTGTCCACGGTGAGCGGCACGACGAGCCGCAAGATCGCCTACACCCTCGACATGGGCGGCCGTCTGGAGGGGGCCGAGGAGATCGTGGACATCCTCGTCGACCGGCAGGTCTGCACGACCTTCTTCCCGACCAGCCTGATGGCCGACACCGCGCAGGGGCGCCGGGTCATGGCCAAGATCGCCGCGCACCCCGAGCTGTTCGAGATCGGCAACCACACCGTCCACCACTGTGACTTCGTCAACGGTGGCGGCGGCTCCCCCAGCGGCGCGCCGTGCCAGCGCGAGATGACCGCCAGCTTCATCCGCCAGGAGCTCACCGACGCCGAGGCCGCGCTCAGGGCCCAGACCGGCCTGTCGACCAAGCCCTACTGGCGCCCGCCCTACGGTTCCTACAACACGTTCGTCCGTGACCAGGCCGCGGCCGTGGGCTACCCCAAGACCGTCTACTGGGCCCGCGACACCATCGACTGGGACCCGGCCACCACCACCGCGCAGATCGTGGCCCGGACGACCAGCCCGCTGCCGGCGTCCGGGTCCATCGTGCTGTCGCACCTCGGCGGCTACCGCACGCCGGAGGCGCTGCCCCAGATCATCGACGTGCTGCGGGCCAACGGCTACACCATGACGACCGTGTCGGACATGCGTGACGGCTGA
- the lhpI gene encoding bifunctional Delta(1)-pyrroline-2-carboxylate/Delta(1)-piperideine-2-carboxylate reductase translates to MELLDAARIRAVLQPGALVEALRTAFAHQDDVVVPDRGHHRVDEDRQATLLVMPAWESGRWIGVKVVAHFPHNGERGLPAIQGSYLLTDGTDGRPVAVLDGAELTRWRTAAASALAADSLAPREVGEHLLIGAGNVAAALPHCYAAVREVGLTRVWARSARRAAELVERLRQEGLAAEVAEDLREGVRRADVVSAATSSTSPLVLAQDVRPGTHVDLIGAFTPAMHEADEALITSASLFVDVEAALHEPGEIVDALERGTLTRADVRGTLSDLAARRHTGRSSSQEVTVFESVGTALEDLVAAALVWQAHSRV, encoded by the coding sequence ATGGAGCTTCTCGACGCCGCCCGGATACGTGCGGTCCTGCAGCCGGGCGCCCTCGTGGAGGCCCTGCGCACCGCCTTCGCCCACCAGGACGACGTCGTGGTGCCCGACCGCGGCCACCACCGGGTGGACGAGGATCGGCAGGCCACCCTGCTCGTCATGCCGGCCTGGGAGAGCGGCCGGTGGATCGGGGTCAAGGTCGTGGCCCACTTCCCGCACAACGGCGAGCGCGGGCTGCCGGCGATCCAGGGCTCCTACCTGCTCACCGACGGGACCGACGGCCGACCGGTCGCGGTCCTCGACGGCGCCGAGCTCACCCGCTGGCGCACCGCCGCTGCCTCGGCGCTGGCGGCCGACAGCCTCGCCCCCCGCGAGGTCGGCGAGCACCTGCTCATCGGCGCCGGCAACGTCGCCGCCGCGCTGCCGCACTGCTACGCCGCGGTCCGGGAGGTCGGCCTCACCCGCGTCTGGGCCCGCTCCGCGCGGCGCGCCGCCGAGCTGGTCGAGCGCCTCCGCCAGGAGGGTCTGGCGGCCGAGGTGGCCGAGGACCTGCGCGAGGGCGTCCGCCGGGCCGACGTGGTCAGCGCCGCGACCTCCTCCACCTCCCCGCTCGTCCTGGCGCAGGACGTGCGGCCGGGCACGCACGTAGACCTCATCGGCGCCTTCACCCCGGCGATGCATGAGGCGGACGAGGCGCTCATCACCTCGGCCAGCCTGTTCGTCGACGTCGAGGCCGCCCTGCACGAGCCGGGCGAGATCGTCGACGCGCTGGAGCGCGGCACCCTGACCCGGGCGGACGTCCGGGGGACCCTGTCCGACCTGGCGGCGCGACGGCATACCGGGCGGTCGTCGTCGCAGGAGGTCACCGTCTTCGAGTCGGTCGGGACCGCCCTGGAGGACCTCGTCGCGGCCGCCCTGGTCTGGCAGGCGCACTCTAGAGTGTGA
- a CDS encoding DUF1700 domain-containing protein yields the protein MTTLDHPLVVDYLRRLHEETARLRVHEARELEAQIREHLTEALGGDPTEVEVREVLDRLGEPAAVVDEAGGAAAPGTGAAQAQRSDAWREAGALVLLVGSALLFWLWPVAVPMWIAGMVLLVVARRWSVGEKVWGGIVLGATWLLPVLAGLMAFAVDVQSCVTDAAGNQTCEGGGGEGLSTLNVVAIGVLVVWLAVYVWTVVHLARSARRTAAG from the coding sequence ATGACCACGCTCGACCACCCGCTGGTGGTGGACTACCTGCGCCGGCTGCACGAGGAGACCGCCCGGCTGCGCGTGCACGAGGCGCGCGAGCTGGAGGCGCAGATCCGCGAGCACCTCACCGAGGCCCTCGGCGGCGACCCCACGGAGGTCGAGGTCCGGGAGGTCCTGGACCGTCTCGGCGAGCCCGCCGCCGTGGTCGACGAGGCCGGCGGCGCTGCGGCCCCCGGCACCGGAGCTGCGCAGGCCCAGCGGTCCGACGCGTGGCGGGAGGCGGGCGCCCTCGTCCTGCTCGTGGGCTCGGCGCTGCTCTTCTGGCTCTGGCCGGTGGCCGTGCCCATGTGGATCGCCGGGATGGTCCTGCTCGTCGTCGCCCGCCGGTGGAGCGTGGGCGAGAAGGTCTGGGGCGGGATCGTGCTGGGCGCCACCTGGCTGCTCCCGGTGCTGGCCGGCCTCATGGCCTTCGCCGTGGACGTGCAGTCGTGCGTGACCGACGCGGCGGGCAACCAGACGTGCGAGGGCGGTGGTGGTGAGGGACTCTCGACCCTCAACGTCGTCGCGATCGGTGTGCTCGTGGTGTGGCTGGCGGTCTACGTGTGGACCGTCGTGCACCTGGCGCGCTCCGCACGGCGGACCGCCGCCGGGTAG
- a CDS encoding branched-chain amino acid ABC transporter permease, with the protein MTTRTDTTVATAEAGSSGFLGRSARRWWMLAGGLVVALALPWFVYPPVAMDIAAWALFAVALDLLLGYAGLLSFGHAAFWGASAYVAGLTALHWGLPFPLAVLLGAVFAMLLALPIGLLSVRSSGIYFAMVTLAFAQMIFFIANQWRDLTHGENGVQGVPTSFFGVGPVETDSFWFYYAALPIIILGMWFAWRVVHSPFGRVLVATRDNPDRARALGYNVERYRVTVFVLSAGLAGLAGGVFAISHGFVSLQEVAWQTSGKVVLITVLGGIGTLWGAIVGAVVIVLLEDQLASSGFEGIGIITGSVFIIVVLLFRRGVWGTLQMLLARRTGRTREGSSRVDEDGDAAIGAADGEQGSR; encoded by the coding sequence ATGACCACCCGCACCGACACGACCGTGGCCACGGCGGAGGCCGGCAGCTCCGGCTTCCTGGGCCGATCGGCGCGCCGCTGGTGGATGCTGGCCGGCGGTCTGGTGGTCGCCCTCGCGCTGCCCTGGTTCGTCTACCCGCCGGTGGCGATGGACATCGCCGCCTGGGCGCTGTTCGCCGTCGCGCTGGACCTGCTGCTCGGCTACGCCGGGCTGCTGTCCTTCGGCCACGCGGCCTTCTGGGGCGCGTCCGCCTACGTCGCCGGCCTGACCGCGCTGCACTGGGGGCTGCCGTTCCCGCTCGCGGTGCTCCTCGGGGCGGTCTTCGCGATGCTCCTGGCGCTGCCGATCGGGCTGCTCTCGGTCCGCAGCAGCGGCATCTACTTCGCGATGGTGACGCTCGCCTTCGCCCAGATGATCTTCTTCATCGCCAACCAGTGGCGCGACCTGACGCACGGGGAGAACGGCGTGCAGGGCGTGCCCACCAGCTTCTTCGGCGTCGGGCCGGTGGAGACGGACAGCTTCTGGTTCTACTACGCGGCACTACCGATCATCATCCTCGGTATGTGGTTCGCCTGGCGGGTGGTCCACTCCCCCTTCGGCCGGGTGCTGGTCGCCACCCGCGACAACCCCGACCGGGCCAGGGCGCTGGGCTACAACGTCGAGCGCTACCGGGTGACCGTCTTCGTCCTGTCGGCCGGTCTGGCGGGCCTGGCCGGCGGCGTGTTCGCGATCAGCCACGGCTTCGTCTCCCTCCAGGAGGTCGCCTGGCAGACCTCCGGCAAGGTCGTGCTCATCACCGTGCTCGGCGGCATCGGCACCCTCTGGGGCGCGATCGTCGGAGCCGTGGTCATCGTGCTGCTCGAGGACCAGCTCGCCTCCTCCGGCTTCGAGGGCATCGGCATCATCACCGGCTCGGTCTTCATCATCGTCGTGCTCCTCTTCCGCCGGGGCGTCTGGGGCACCCTCCAGATGCTCCTCGCGCGGCGCACCGGCCGCACGCGGGAGGGCTCGTCGCGCGTCGACGAGGACGGCGACGCCGCGATCGGCGCGGCCGACGGCGAGCAGGGGTCGCGCTAG
- a CDS encoding helix-turn-helix domain-containing protein: MEPSSFGERYLMLLAEDRSAEQFEALLAQGRGEDAVAPEDVRRLHALALRVLRLRDLGRRRESELSALFDTVADLAALKDLDDVLEAIVRRARTLLACDVSYLSLNDDEAGETYMRITQGIHTEEFRHVRLGFGEGLGGLVAQTARPYATADYFADERFDHTRSIDSAVRGEELRAILGVPLLLGRTVIGVLYAANHDARPFSREDVDLLTSFAAHAAVALDNARRSDQMQAAVTELEETGALLRSNVQSVERAADAHDRLAGVVLRGGTLHDVAGELQDVLQAAVAVVDDQGATLATSEPGAPPTAAELVLVTQVLADNCTHVGDGLSVAPVWADGAPITAVLLRAEVDESSRRILERAAQTAALLMVVQRSAEESRSRLRGDLLLDLVVGRVGAGSLTARATLLGTDLARDHVVLVVDGADGHAGQVADQLAVSAGGLCAPVGERLVLALPGEDPLAAGRRLVGRFAGSGVGERPVGRARPTIGAAGPVTGVDGVRTAHREAVRCLEALLAMGRRGDVADPASLGFVGLLLGRGDPAEHVRTQLGPVLDYDDRRGTALVETLEAWLAEDRHLARTGERLLVHPNTVTQRLERVTSLLGEGWQEPGRLLEVALALRLLAILPAR, translated from the coding sequence GTGGAGCCGTCGTCGTTCGGGGAGCGCTACCTGATGCTGCTGGCCGAGGACCGGTCCGCGGAGCAGTTCGAGGCGCTCCTGGCGCAGGGGCGGGGCGAGGACGCCGTTGCGCCCGAGGACGTGCGGCGGCTGCACGCCCTGGCCCTGCGGGTCCTACGGCTGCGCGACCTCGGTCGGCGCCGGGAGAGCGAGCTGTCCGCGCTCTTCGACACCGTCGCCGACCTCGCGGCGCTCAAGGACCTCGACGACGTCCTCGAGGCGATCGTGCGCCGGGCGCGCACGCTGCTGGCCTGCGACGTGTCCTACCTCTCGCTCAACGACGACGAGGCGGGCGAGACCTACATGCGGATCACCCAGGGGATCCACACCGAGGAGTTCCGGCACGTGCGGCTCGGGTTCGGGGAGGGGCTGGGCGGCCTGGTCGCGCAGACGGCCAGGCCCTACGCGACGGCCGACTACTTCGCCGACGAGCGGTTCGACCACACCCGGTCCATCGACAGCGCGGTGCGCGGCGAGGAGCTGCGCGCCATCCTCGGGGTGCCGCTGCTGCTGGGGCGCACCGTCATCGGGGTGCTCTACGCGGCCAACCACGACGCCCGGCCGTTCTCCAGGGAGGACGTGGACCTGCTCACCAGCTTCGCCGCCCACGCCGCCGTCGCCCTGGACAACGCGCGCCGCAGCGACCAGATGCAGGCGGCCGTGACCGAGCTGGAGGAGACCGGGGCGCTGCTGCGCAGCAACGTGCAGAGCGTCGAACGGGCCGCAGACGCGCACGACCGGCTGGCCGGGGTGGTGCTGCGCGGTGGCACCCTGCACGACGTGGCCGGCGAGCTGCAGGACGTGCTCCAGGCGGCGGTGGCGGTCGTCGACGACCAGGGCGCGACGCTGGCCACGAGCGAGCCGGGCGCCCCGCCCACCGCGGCGGAGCTGGTCCTGGTCACGCAGGTCCTGGCGGACAACTGCACGCACGTGGGCGACGGGCTCAGCGTCGCCCCCGTGTGGGCCGACGGCGCACCGATCACCGCCGTCCTGCTCCGCGCCGAGGTGGACGAGTCCTCCAGACGGATCCTGGAGCGCGCCGCCCAGACGGCCGCGCTGCTCATGGTGGTCCAGCGCAGCGCCGAGGAGAGCCGCTCGCGGCTGCGCGGGGACCTGCTGCTCGACCTGGTCGTCGGCCGGGTCGGTGCCGGCTCCCTCACGGCACGGGCCACCCTGCTGGGCACCGACCTCGCCCGGGACCACGTCGTCCTCGTGGTCGACGGCGCGGACGGGCACGCGGGGCAGGTGGCCGACCAGCTGGCCGTCTCCGCCGGTGGCCTGTGCGCCCCCGTCGGCGAGCGGCTCGTCCTCGCGCTGCCGGGCGAGGACCCGCTGGCCGCCGGCCGACGCCTGGTCGGCAGGTTCGCCGGCTCCGGGGTCGGCGAACGACCCGTCGGCCGGGCGCGGCCGACGATCGGGGCGGCCGGGCCGGTGACCGGCGTGGACGGCGTCCGCACGGCCCACCGGGAGGCGGTCCGCTGCCTGGAGGCGCTGCTGGCGATGGGCCGGCGCGGGGACGTGGCCGACCCGGCGTCCCTGGGGTTCGTCGGTCTCCTGCTCGGGCGGGGGGACCCCGCCGAGCACGTGCGGACCCAGCTGGGCCCGGTGCTGGACTACGACGACCGGCGGGGGACGGCGCTGGTCGAGACGCTCGAGGCGTGGCTGGCCGAGGACCGGCACCTGGCGCGCACCGGGGAGCGGCTGCTCGTGCACCCCAACACCGTCACCCAGCGCCTGGAGCGGGTCACCAGCCTGCTCGGCGAGGGGTGGCAGGAGCCGGGCCGGCTCCTCGAGGTCGCCCTCGCGCTCCGGCTGCTGGCGATCCTGCCCGCCCGCTGA